Proteins encoded within one genomic window of Thunnus albacares chromosome 13, fThuAlb1.1, whole genome shotgun sequence:
- the cdkn2aipnl gene encoding CDKN2AIP N-terminal-like protein, with amino-acid sequence MSSLDVEDFIQQNRALAEQVEKFRGYWESDKHWKPRREFILRNINDFQFQQLDHLLSLSMVWANNVFLGCRYSSELLEKVKEMAEGIDVEDAPVFKTRDEIMKKQQGR; translated from the exons ATGTCTTCCCTGGACGTGGAGGATTTCATTCAGCAAAACAGAGCTCTGGCAGAGCAGGTAGAAAAGTTTCGAGGCTACTGGGAGAGCGACAAACACTGGAAGCCGAGGAGGGAGTTCATCCTGCGGAACATAAACGACTTCCAGTTCCAGCAGCTGGACCACCTGCTCTCTCTGTCCATGGTCTGGGCCAACAACGTCTTCCTCGGTTGTCG GTATAGCTCAGAGCTCCTGGAGAAAGTGAAGGAAATGGCGGAAGGCATCGATGTGGAGGACGCACCGGTCTTCAAGACAAGAGATGAGATTATGAAAAAGCAAcag GGTCGATGA